One Fuerstiella marisgermanici DNA window includes the following coding sequences:
- a CDS encoding Uma2 family endonuclease, translating into MSTITEQTMTAEEFFQWVQLPANRGRRFELVHGEVVEMPPAGKYHGFVCGNVARILGNFAAAQSVGYVCTNDAGVIVGRDPDSVRGPDVTYYIDDETADNMQRKYAQRPPVLAVEVVSPTDRINDIMLRVTQLLAQGVAAVWVVDPEARDISICRAGKEPQLVQADEHIAGGTELPEFRCAVAEFFATPAGT; encoded by the coding sequence ATGTCAACCATAACCGAACAAACGATGACCGCGGAAGAATTCTTCCAGTGGGTCCAATTGCCTGCCAATCGAGGGCGACGGTTTGAACTGGTCCATGGAGAGGTTGTCGAAATGCCGCCCGCTGGAAAGTACCACGGTTTCGTTTGCGGAAATGTTGCGCGCATCCTCGGCAACTTCGCAGCCGCCCAAAGCGTCGGCTATGTGTGCACGAATGACGCCGGTGTCATCGTAGGCCGAGATCCCGATTCCGTGCGCGGCCCTGATGTCACATATTACATCGACGACGAAACAGCGGACAACATGCAGCGGAAATACGCGCAGAGGCCGCCGGTGCTCGCTGTGGAAGTTGTATCGCCGACCGACCGCATCAACGACATCATGCTACGAGTGACTCAGTTGTTGGCTCAAGGAGTAGCAGCTGTCTGGGTGGTCGATCCGGAAGCGCGAGACATCAGCATCTGCCGCGCTGGCAAGGAACCTCAACTGGTGCAGGCCGACGAACACATCGCTGGCGGCACCGAACTCCCGGAGTTCCGCTGTGCGGTCGCAGAATTCTTCGCCACACCGGCGGGCACGTAG
- a CDS encoding DUF4349 domain-containing protein yields MTSNRSILLGTFLFSVLIGCSQNGSVPQAMSGSGSSEMFALADESQREAPQAEEKAAVSDPVARMIIRNGELAWKTADRTATGTRIRAAAQRSGGYLSGEHETRSEHRIDNYLTVRVPADRFEPLLADVSDGVDHFDTRQISATDVTDQFVDLDARLRVKKDTETRYRELLSEARNVDEVLKVERELSKLRGDIEAMEGKWNLLKNQAAMSTLTIRYYEITSVSNHFTDRFADSLRLGWLGIVEFVIAIAVMWPMLVIGLCVALVVRRIISASTARSAVQTESGVA; encoded by the coding sequence ATGACGAGTAATCGTTCAATACTTCTGGGCACTTTTCTGTTTTCCGTGCTGATTGGCTGCAGTCAGAACGGCTCGGTCCCGCAGGCGATGTCGGGGTCGGGGTCGAGTGAAATGTTTGCACTGGCTGACGAATCCCAGAGAGAAGCGCCACAGGCTGAAGAAAAAGCGGCGGTTTCAGATCCGGTTGCTCGGATGATTATCCGAAATGGTGAACTGGCATGGAAGACGGCCGATCGCACCGCCACAGGCACGCGAATTCGAGCCGCCGCTCAGCGATCAGGCGGCTACTTGTCCGGCGAACATGAAACTCGTAGCGAACACAGAATTGACAACTATCTGACCGTGCGGGTGCCGGCAGATCGATTCGAACCACTACTGGCTGACGTCAGCGATGGCGTCGATCATTTTGACACGCGCCAGATTTCCGCAACCGATGTGACCGACCAGTTCGTCGATCTCGATGCGCGGCTGCGTGTAAAAAAAGACACAGAAACGCGTTACCGTGAATTGCTGAGTGAAGCTCGCAACGTGGACGAAGTGTTGAAAGTGGAACGAGAACTCAGCAAATTGCGCGGCGACATTGAGGCGATGGAAGGCAAGTGGAACCTGCTTAAGAATCAAGCAGCCATGAGCACGCTGACCATTCGCTATTACGAAATCACCAGCGTATCGAACCACTTTACCGATCGTTTTGCTGACAGTTTGCGGCTCGGCTGGTTAGGTATCGTGGAGTTCGTGATTGCGATCGCGGTCATGTGGCCCATGCTGGTGATCGGTTTATGTGTGGCTTTGGTTGTGCGGCGAATAATAAGCGCCTCAACCGCGCGGAGCGCTGTCCAAACCGAGTCAGGAGTTGCTTAA
- a CDS encoding dockerin type I repeat-containing protein produces MSDTNMSQTPEDQLPQEVVAELRKRLKSPVTVPSNIDEAILADARAVLMSSSTLDRRRFGWRRWTLGIVSVGSLAAALVIAILPQNPMGEGPAIATRDAAKSVSDQVTSSSAIERTGLKEDFDQNGSVNILDALALARRISDANDHSADQLSAGDLNSDGVVDRSDVDLIAMTAVML; encoded by the coding sequence ATGTCGGACACAAACATGTCTCAAACGCCCGAAGATCAATTACCACAGGAAGTTGTGGCGGAACTGCGCAAGCGGCTGAAGTCGCCGGTGACAGTGCCGAGCAACATTGACGAAGCCATATTGGCGGACGCTCGTGCGGTGTTGATGTCGTCAAGCACACTGGATCGTCGTCGATTCGGTTGGCGCAGATGGACGCTGGGAATTGTGTCGGTCGGCAGCCTTGCGGCGGCCCTGGTGATCGCAATATTGCCTCAGAACCCAATGGGTGAAGGCCCGGCAATCGCGACGCGGGATGCAGCTAAATCTGTGTCAGATCAGGTAACGTCGTCGTCCGCGATTGAAAGGACCGGCCTGAAAGAAGACTTCGACCAGAACGGCAGCGTCAACATTCTGGATGCCCTGGCACTGGCTCGTCGGATCAGCGATGCCAATGATCACTCAGCGGATCAGTTGTCGGCCGGCGACCTAAACAGCGATGGAGTGGTAGATCGATCTGATGTCGATCTGATCGCGATGACGGCCGTGATGCTGTGA
- a CDS encoding carbon-nitrogen hydrolase, producing MPSPNPVNVSLIQMTCSDDANTNLDRTIQQIREVAAEGAQVICLQEVFNTQYPCQSEDHANFALAETIPGPTTDAICKISKELQVVVVVPLFEKRTHGLYHNSAVVVDADGSVAGLYRKMHIPDDPLYYEKFYFTPGDLGFHAFPTKYAKVGVCICWDQWYPEAARLTAMKGAELLFYPTAIGWIPGEKEEFGESQYSAWQTMIRSHAIANGLFVGAPNRVGVEGEIQFWGGSFLADPYGKVLQQASHDVEQNLVLECDLGLIDTARTHWPFFRDRRIDAFGDLQKRWCED from the coding sequence ATGCCTTCGCCAAATCCTGTCAACGTGTCGCTCATTCAGATGACCTGTAGCGACGACGCAAACACAAACCTTGACCGCACCATCCAACAGATTCGTGAAGTCGCTGCCGAAGGGGCTCAGGTCATTTGCCTGCAGGAAGTCTTCAATACGCAGTATCCGTGTCAATCAGAAGATCACGCCAACTTTGCACTGGCGGAAACGATCCCCGGCCCGACCACGGACGCCATTTGCAAAATTTCCAAGGAGCTTCAGGTTGTCGTCGTCGTCCCGTTGTTCGAAAAAAGAACGCATGGGCTGTACCACAACTCAGCCGTGGTTGTGGACGCCGACGGTTCGGTGGCCGGGCTGTATCGCAAGATGCACATTCCCGATGACCCGCTGTACTACGAAAAATTCTACTTCACGCCGGGTGATCTGGGCTTTCACGCCTTTCCGACAAAGTACGCGAAAGTTGGCGTGTGCATTTGCTGGGATCAGTGGTACCCGGAAGCAGCGCGGCTGACGGCCATGAAAGGCGCGGAGCTCTTGTTTTATCCGACCGCAATCGGCTGGATCCCCGGCGAGAAGGAAGAATTTGGCGAGAGTCAGTATTCCGCGTGGCAAACTATGATTCGCAGCCATGCGATCGCCAACGGACTGTTCGTGGGTGCTCCAAATCGAGTTGGAGTCGAAGGCGAAATCCAGTTTTGGGGCGGTTCATTCCTGGCCGATCCATATGGCAAAGTTCTGCAGCAGGCGTCTCATGATGTCGAGCAGAATCTGGTTTTGGAATGCGACCTCGGACTCATCGATACCGCTCGCACACATTGGCCGTTCTTCCGCGACCGCCGCATCGACGCGTTTGGCGACCTGCAGAAACGTTGGTGTGAAGATTAG
- a CDS encoding DUF1553 domain-containing protein, whose protein sequence is MRLPPRYLAPLTFLALFAITATAAADINYTRDIKPILKAKCYACHGALKQEAGLRLDTVKLMRAGGDSGPAIDLEDASGSHLLDRISSHDEDLRMPPEGEPLSPEQITLVKRWLAEGASAPLDEKPQANPATHWAFQPVQQVSPPGDGHPIDAFIDRKLNAAGLQRAPLADSTALVRRMFLDLHGLLPTPQQLQKWKQHFADGGTTDLLVDELLESPRYGERWAQHWLDVVRYADTHGFEVNTPRPNAWPYRDYVIDAFNLDKPYDQFVFEQLAGDTADADAATGFMVAAAALLPGQIGKDEESKRLARQDELDEIIIGTTATFLGLTVGCARCHDHKFDPIPQKDYYAFQAFFAGVDYGDRQISGSEVEERRLQASKLQPRIDEIRSKLQAFRPLASTGRAIIIDDENADRVTSLKPKNGHGKNPAGSGRGYRDDIGDGSRYGNLSKGRYTWWDNKPGEDVFTWDPAAEGRFRLWISWGVHGSGVHTRDARYVLDLDGDLATIDDQKEIARADQYYFAGVSKGKTVQKPLWSGLLDVGVHDFNKSTRLILRGGDTGTGITADVIVLQETEQQSDLPQFRSPVDAATNIERFAPTHAKFVRFTSFETIDQNRHEPCIDELEVLTAGPDATNIALASHGAIATSSGDYSNSGRHQLKHVNDGKYGNGRSWISNEKGQGWVQLEFPEATMIDRVAWGRDREGKFKDRLPVRYQIESSLDGKSWTLLASSDDRLPLGTPHDDVVALVRNATTLGGSDVAALATELKKLEQRQTELQKPQLVFAGRFREPDTTFVLNRGNPEQKLDEISPYVPTSIGATRLPPDSGDRERRTVLAKWLTEKNNPLTARVMVNRIWLYHFGTGLVETPSDFGLNGAAPSHPELLDWLANEFVSNGWSVKHMHRLIMSSGTYQQSAVPAAGTSGRTVDGNNRLLWHYPSRRMEAEAIRDCMLQISGQLNLKAGGPGFNFFKSRGGLSGFPPVEEFTPEQKRRMIYAHKIRMERVPIFGAFDCPDAGLPTPVRSRSTTAIQALNLFNSSFVIGQADAFARRLKAEAGDDVNAQVALAFRLAIGRAPADIEAQAAASSVAKHGLSPLCRALFNSSEFLFIP, encoded by the coding sequence ATGAGACTCCCGCCTCGATATCTCGCCCCCCTCACATTTCTTGCATTGTTCGCCATCACCGCAACTGCGGCGGCGGATATTAACTACACGCGCGACATTAAGCCGATTCTGAAGGCGAAGTGCTATGCGTGTCACGGGGCGTTGAAGCAGGAAGCTGGCCTGCGACTGGACACCGTCAAGCTGATGCGAGCCGGTGGCGATTCCGGCCCGGCGATTGACCTCGAGGATGCTTCCGGCAGCCATTTGCTGGACCGCATCTCAAGTCACGACGAAGACCTCCGCATGCCACCGGAAGGCGAACCGCTGTCGCCCGAACAAATTACGCTGGTTAAGCGATGGTTGGCCGAAGGTGCTTCCGCGCCACTGGACGAAAAGCCTCAGGCCAATCCGGCCACGCATTGGGCTTTTCAACCGGTTCAACAGGTTTCACCGCCCGGCGATGGCCACCCGATTGATGCATTCATTGATCGCAAACTCAACGCGGCCGGACTTCAACGCGCGCCGCTTGCGGATTCAACAGCGCTTGTGCGTCGTATGTTTCTGGATCTGCACGGGTTACTGCCAACTCCACAGCAGCTTCAGAAATGGAAGCAACATTTTGCTGACGGCGGAACGACAGATCTACTCGTTGACGAATTGCTTGAAAGCCCGCGTTACGGTGAGCGGTGGGCTCAGCATTGGCTGGACGTGGTTCGTTATGCGGACACTCATGGTTTTGAAGTTAATACGCCGCGGCCAAACGCATGGCCGTATCGAGACTATGTGATTGATGCCTTCAACCTCGACAAGCCCTACGATCAGTTTGTGTTTGAACAACTCGCTGGCGACACGGCTGATGCTGACGCGGCCACGGGATTTATGGTGGCTGCTGCGGCGTTGTTGCCGGGGCAAATCGGCAAGGACGAAGAATCTAAACGGCTGGCTCGGCAGGACGAACTCGATGAAATTATCATAGGCACGACCGCGACATTTTTGGGTTTGACCGTTGGCTGTGCTCGCTGCCACGACCACAAATTCGACCCGATCCCACAGAAAGATTACTACGCGTTTCAGGCGTTCTTTGCCGGCGTGGATTATGGCGATCGGCAAATTTCCGGTAGCGAAGTGGAAGAGCGACGTCTTCAAGCCAGCAAGCTGCAACCGCGCATTGATGAGATTCGAAGCAAGCTGCAAGCCTTCCGACCTCTGGCAAGTACAGGGCGCGCGATCATCATTGACGACGAGAATGCAGACCGCGTGACATCGCTGAAACCGAAGAACGGACACGGCAAAAATCCGGCAGGATCAGGGCGAGGTTACCGCGACGACATCGGTGATGGTTCGCGATATGGCAATCTTAGTAAAGGCCGGTACACATGGTGGGACAACAAGCCGGGCGAAGATGTGTTCACGTGGGACCCAGCAGCCGAAGGTCGTTTTCGGCTGTGGATTTCGTGGGGCGTGCATGGCAGCGGTGTCCACACGCGAGACGCTCGCTATGTGCTGGACTTGGACGGTGACCTGGCAACGATCGACGATCAAAAAGAGATCGCTCGCGCGGATCAATACTATTTCGCGGGCGTGTCAAAAGGCAAAACAGTACAGAAGCCGCTGTGGAGTGGTTTGCTCGATGTCGGCGTTCATGACTTCAACAAGTCAACTCGCCTGATTCTGCGCGGTGGCGATACCGGAACCGGCATCACGGCTGACGTAATCGTGCTGCAGGAAACTGAGCAGCAAAGCGACCTTCCTCAGTTTCGATCGCCAGTCGACGCGGCGACGAACATCGAGCGATTTGCACCAACGCACGCGAAGTTTGTGCGCTTCACGTCGTTCGAAACGATCGACCAAAACAGGCATGAGCCATGCATCGATGAATTGGAAGTCCTTACCGCAGGGCCGGATGCGACGAACATCGCACTTGCCAGTCACGGGGCGATCGCAACGTCGTCGGGCGACTATTCGAACTCCGGCAGGCATCAGTTAAAGCACGTCAACGACGGTAAGTACGGCAATGGCCGCAGTTGGATTTCCAACGAAAAGGGCCAGGGCTGGGTTCAGTTGGAATTTCCTGAGGCCACCATGATCGATCGCGTCGCATGGGGCCGAGATCGCGAAGGCAAATTTAAAGACCGTCTTCCCGTACGATACCAGATCGAATCATCGCTTGACGGTAAGAGCTGGACGCTGCTGGCTTCGTCTGATGACCGCCTGCCGTTGGGGACACCTCACGACGATGTGGTGGCCCTGGTTCGAAACGCGACGACACTCGGCGGCTCAGATGTCGCTGCGCTCGCGACGGAGTTGAAGAAACTTGAGCAGCGGCAAACCGAACTGCAAAAGCCTCAACTGGTCTTTGCAGGCAGGTTTCGCGAACCGGATACCACGTTCGTACTTAACCGGGGCAACCCGGAACAAAAGCTTGATGAAATTTCACCGTATGTTCCCACGTCGATTGGTGCCACAAGACTGCCACCAGATTCCGGCGACCGCGAGCGCCGCACCGTGCTGGCGAAGTGGCTGACAGAAAAGAACAACCCGCTCACCGCGCGAGTCATGGTGAACCGGATCTGGTTGTACCATTTTGGAACCGGCTTAGTCGAAACACCCAGCGACTTCGGACTGAACGGAGCAGCGCCCAGTCATCCTGAATTGCTGGATTGGCTTGCGAACGAATTCGTCAGCAACGGCTGGTCCGTCAAGCACATGCATCGGCTGATCATGTCGTCAGGAACTTACCAGCAATCCGCCGTTCCGGCGGCCGGCACCTCAGGGCGAACAGTCGACGGCAATAACCGGTTGCTCTGGCACTATCCCAGCCGACGCATGGAAGCCGAAGCAATTCGCGACTGCATGCTGCAGATCAGTGGCCAGTTGAATTTGAAGGCGGGTGGGCCGGGCTTCAACTTTTTCAAAAGTCGCGGCGGACTAAGCGGCTTTCCGCCCGTCGAAGAATTTACGCCCGAACAAAAGCGTCGCATGATTTATGCTCACAAGATTCGCATGGAGCGAGTACCCATCTTTGGAGCGTTCGATTGCCCCGACGCTGGCCTGCCGACGCCGGTCCGAAGTCGATCAACCACCGCCATTCAGGCGCTGAACCTGTTTAATAGTTCGTTTGTGATTGGCCAAGCCGATGCGTTTGCTCGACGGCTGAAGGCCGAAGCAGGCGATGACGTTAACGCTCAGGTGGCACTTGCATTCCGTTTGGCTATTGGCCGAGCCCCCGCAGACATTGAAGCTCAGGCAGCGGCGAGTTCCGTCGCGAAGCATGGTCTGTCACCACTGTGTCGAGCCCTCTTCAACAGCAGTGAATTCTTATTCATACCGTAG
- a CDS encoding agmatine deiminase family protein, protein MTHINLINYRWPAEWEPHESTWVAWPVSEQTWPGIFEKIPPAFAQFVAEIARFELVNILAGGDGVAENARELVDAACDAAAATFDVRFVDIPVNDSWCRDHGPIFLNRRADVTDGPSQVIVDWDYNAWGGKYPPWDLDAKVARKVAHRLDVPTVRPGVVLEGGAIEGNGAGKLMTTESCLLNPNRNPSVNRDAMEALLRKHMQVDSIIWLPGHGIIGDDTDGHIDQVARFADENTVLLAAPFDDDAPEAADLRANRNALELADIGCRIVDLKMPSPKFQQEHRLPACYCNFYIANGAIIVPTFDDSADDEAMQVLQAAFPQHEIVGVSAIDLVWGLGAFHCMTQQQPAFS, encoded by the coding sequence ATGACTCACATCAACCTCATCAACTACCGTTGGCCTGCCGAATGGGAACCACACGAATCTACGTGGGTAGCATGGCCTGTCAGCGAACAGACATGGCCCGGCATCTTCGAAAAAATCCCGCCCGCGTTCGCGCAGTTTGTAGCGGAGATCGCTCGATTTGAACTGGTCAACATTCTGGCGGGCGGCGACGGCGTTGCAGAGAACGCCCGCGAACTGGTGGATGCTGCCTGCGACGCAGCGGCAGCAACCTTCGATGTTCGTTTCGTCGACATCCCCGTCAACGATTCATGGTGCCGAGACCACGGCCCGATCTTTCTGAATCGTCGAGCCGACGTAACCGACGGGCCGTCGCAGGTGATTGTCGACTGGGACTACAACGCCTGGGGCGGCAAGTATCCGCCGTGGGATCTGGATGCGAAAGTCGCTCGTAAAGTTGCCCACCGATTGGACGTCCCCACTGTCCGTCCAGGCGTGGTCCTCGAAGGCGGCGCTATCGAAGGCAACGGCGCGGGCAAGCTGATGACCACAGAAAGCTGCCTGCTGAATCCGAACCGCAATCCGAGCGTCAACCGCGATGCAATGGAAGCCTTGCTGCGAAAACACATGCAGGTCGATTCGATCATCTGGCTGCCCGGCCACGGCATCATCGGCGACGATACCGACGGCCACATTGATCAGGTGGCTCGCTTCGCCGACGAAAACACCGTGCTGCTGGCGGCACCATTCGACGACGATGCACCAGAAGCCGCCGACCTTCGAGCGAACCGGAACGCTCTTGAGTTGGCCGATATTGGCTGCAGAATCGTCGACTTAAAGATGCCGTCGCCAAAATTTCAGCAGGAACATCGTCTGCCCGCGTGCTACTGCAATTTCTATATCGCCAACGGGGCCATCATCGTGCCGACCTTCGACGATTCAGCAGACGACGAAGCGATGCAGGTGCTTCAAGCAGCGTTTCCGCAACACGAAATCGTTGGCGTCTCGGCAATCGACCTCGTCTGGGGCCTGGGTGCGTTCCACTGTATGACGCAACAGCAGCCAGCGTTCTCGTAG
- a CDS encoding DUF1501 domain-containing protein, producing MTTPLSNNGQQMLRRDLFGQTVSGLAGVALASLLKQQNVLGDSVNFDASMPHARRMGHHEAKAKNVLVIFCAGACSQLETYDYKPELIKRDGQPMKGGPAVTFQGPSGNLARPQYRFRPRGECGKMVSDMLPHLGGIVDDISFVHTLTNKSNTHGPAENFLSTGFVLDGFPSIGAWVTYALGTENQDLPAFVAIPDPRGVPQASVNNWAPGFLPAVFQGTPFNSSQPIRNLAPPASIGKDKDNAARSLLAMLNEQHLARNPDDTDLAARIASYELAARMQLSVPGIADLSTESAHTLKMYGADSPNETKAAFAKNAILARRLIENGVRFVQLFNGAYASAGRLNWDGHSDLRNQYDIHGEILDQPAAALFNDMKQRGLLEDTLVVWCTEFGRMPMFQKGAKGRDHNPQGFTAWLGGAGIKPGVSYGVTDELGFKAVQDVSSIHDLNATILHLLGLDHTRLTYQHNGIDRRLTDVHGHVLRELL from the coding sequence ATGACCACACCTCTTTCCAATAACGGACAGCAAATGCTGCGGCGCGACTTGTTCGGCCAGACCGTGTCGGGGCTCGCCGGTGTTGCGCTGGCCAGTCTGCTGAAGCAACAGAACGTGCTGGGCGATTCTGTGAACTTCGACGCGTCGATGCCTCACGCGCGACGAATGGGCCATCACGAGGCGAAAGCGAAAAACGTGCTGGTGATTTTCTGTGCCGGAGCGTGCAGCCAGCTTGAAACGTATGACTACAAGCCAGAGCTGATCAAACGTGACGGGCAACCGATGAAGGGCGGGCCTGCTGTCACGTTTCAGGGGCCGTCCGGAAATCTGGCTCGGCCGCAGTACCGGTTCCGTCCACGCGGCGAATGCGGCAAGATGGTGTCAGACATGCTGCCTCATCTGGGCGGGATCGTCGACGACATTTCCTTTGTGCATACCCTCACAAACAAGTCGAACACGCATGGCCCGGCGGAAAACTTTCTCTCCACCGGTTTCGTGCTCGATGGCTTCCCCAGCATCGGAGCGTGGGTGACGTACGCGCTGGGGACCGAGAATCAGGATCTGCCAGCCTTTGTCGCAATCCCGGATCCACGTGGTGTGCCTCAGGCCAGCGTCAACAACTGGGCGCCCGGATTTTTGCCCGCCGTCTTTCAGGGAACGCCGTTTAACAGCAGTCAGCCCATTCGTAATCTCGCGCCGCCTGCGTCGATCGGGAAAGACAAGGACAACGCCGCTCGATCACTGCTTGCAATGTTGAACGAACAGCATCTGGCTCGCAACCCGGACGATACCGATCTGGCTGCGCGGATCGCCAGCTACGAACTGGCGGCTCGAATGCAGTTGTCGGTGCCTGGCATCGCTGATCTTTCGACCGAGTCCGCTCACACACTAAAAATGTACGGAGCAGATTCGCCCAACGAAACCAAAGCGGCCTTCGCGAAGAATGCCATTCTGGCTCGGCGACTGATCGAAAACGGCGTCCGCTTTGTGCAGTTGTTTAACGGTGCGTACGCGAGTGCCGGGCGACTGAACTGGGACGGGCATTCCGACCTGCGAAACCAATACGATATTCACGGTGAGATTCTCGACCAGCCAGCAGCCGCTTTGTTCAACGACATGAAGCAGCGCGGCCTGCTGGAAGACACGTTGGTGGTTTGGTGCACGGAATTTGGCCGCATGCCCATGTTTCAAAAGGGGGCGAAAGGTCGCGACCATAATCCTCAGGGCTTCACCGCGTGGCTTGGCGGAGCGGGTATCAAGCCGGGCGTTAGTTACGGCGTAACCGATGAGCTGGGCTTCAAGGCCGTGCAGGATGTTTCATCGATTCACGATTTGAACGCAACCATTCTGCATCTGCTGGGTCTGGACCACACGCGGCTCACGTACCAACACAACGGGATTGACCGCCGCCTGACCGACGTACACGGGCACGTTTTGCGAGAACTGCTGTGA
- a CDS encoding RNA polymerase sigma factor: MTGEPNNQTDQQLVAAINAGDQHAFAVLYHRYKDWVVGLAFRFTNHHDDALDVLQETFAYLVRKFPGFELTAQMTTFLYPAVRNLSIAARQKRQRATSSGEDFDAFPESPSQDSLARDEFGQLLNSLSEAHREILLMRFVDDMTQPEIATALDLPLGTVKSRLHHATQAVKSSPAMAALLATG, translated from the coding sequence ATGACGGGCGAGCCAAACAATCAGACTGATCAGCAACTGGTGGCGGCAATCAATGCCGGCGACCAGCACGCGTTCGCCGTTCTGTACCATCGTTACAAAGACTGGGTCGTCGGATTGGCCTTTCGATTCACCAATCACCACGACGACGCGTTGGATGTGCTTCAGGAAACGTTCGCGTACCTGGTGCGGAAGTTCCCGGGCTTCGAACTGACAGCTCAGATGACCACGTTCCTGTATCCGGCCGTCCGCAACTTGTCGATTGCCGCTCGCCAAAAGCGTCAACGAGCGACCAGCAGCGGTGAAGACTTCGACGCATTTCCGGAGTCGCCCTCGCAGGATTCGCTGGCTCGTGATGAATTCGGACAACTGCTGAATTCGCTGTCTGAAGCGCATCGTGAGATTCTGCTGATGCGTTTTGTCGACGACATGACCCAGCCCGAAATCGCGACTGCCCTCGATCTGCCGCTGGGCACCGTCAAGTCTCGCTTGCATCACGCCACGCAGGCCGTGAAGTCGTCTCCAGCAATGGCGGCTTTGCTGGCGACCGGTTGA